In Oryza sativa Japonica Group chromosome 3, ASM3414082v1, one DNA window encodes the following:
- the LOC4332277 gene encoding protein MOS2, producing MEEKKLSFSIPSKARPPRPASRPAATAAAAAASDDGEYSARAPAPQFVTEFDPTQTLATGAAPSVIAPLQNSGHFLNHRSRKPSSLPTPEEEAALAASAAGGPSFVLDTSTAPDNPSSHIAYGLTVRNAAAELEKAAEPEKTPPPPPAAGAPSGDLMLRRYKEDMASLPDHRGLDEFRDVPVEGFGAALLAGYGWSEGKGIGRNNKGDTKVVEYDRRAGTQGLGYNPSEADPKKTRAGEWVVGGNKETQNGNAKKRDRDSRGRTEDRDSSSRQKRSGERRAEREVQEKDRNSRHTKQVKIGGGGGDKMRWLHSDIKVRVVSERLSKKLYLKKGRVLDVVGPTTCDIIMDDQSELVQGVEQDMLETVLPRMNGLVLLLAGEHKGLCGHLVEKNSEEETGVVELSNTKDMIRVKYDQIAEYIGDPESLEY from the coding sequence ATGGAGGAGAAGAAGCTGTCCTTCTCCATCCCCTCCAAGGCCCGGCCGCCCAGGCCGGCCTcccgccccgccgccaccgccgccgccgccgccgcatccgacGACGGCGAGTACTCCGCGCGCGCCCCGGCCCCGCAGTTCGTCACCGAGTTCGAccccacccaaaccctagccaccggGGCCGCGCCGTCCGTCATCGCGCCGCTCCAGAACTCCGGCCACTTCCTCAACCACCGCTCCCGCAAGCCCTCCTCGCTCCCCAccccggaggaggaggccgccctcgccgcgtccgccgccggcggccccTCCTTCGTGCTCGACACGTCCACCGCCCCCGACAACCCCTCCTCCCACATCGCCTATGGCCTCACCGTTCGCAACGCCGCGGCGGAGTTGGAGAAGGCGGCGGAGCCGGAGAAGacgcccccgcctcctcctgcaGCTGGTGCCCCCAGCGGCGACCTTATGCTGCGGAGGTACAAGGAGGACATGGCCAGTCTCCCCGATCACCGCGGCCTAGATGAGTTCCGCGATGTGCCCGTCGAGGGATTTGGTGCTGCGCTGCTTGCTGGATACGGCTGGTCGGAAGGTAAAGGTATTGGCAGGAACAATAAGGGGGATACCAAGGTTGTTGAATATGACCGCCGTGCCGGTACACAAGGGTTAGGCTACAATCCCTCTGAGGCCGACCCTAAGAAGACTCGCGCTGGCGAATGGGTTGTTGGTGGGAACAAGGAGACCCAGAATGGAAATGCGAAGAAGAGAGACCGTGACAGTAGAGGTAGAACAGAGGATAGAGACTCAAGCTCCCGCCAGAAGAGATCCGGTGAGCGGAGGGCAGAGAGAGAGGTCCAAGAAAAGGATAGAAATTCTCGACATACTAAACAAGTTAAgattggtggtggtggaggtgacaAGATGCGGTGGTTACACAGCGATATCAAGGTTAGGGTGGTTAGTGAGAGGTTGAGCAAGAAGCTGTACTTGAAGAAGGGGAGAGTTCTCGATGTTGTGGGACCTACAACATGTGACATAATTATGGATGATCAGTCTGAGCTGGTGCAAGGGGTAGAGCAGGATATGCTCGAAACAGTCCTGCCACGGATGAATGGGCTGGTGCTTTTGCTTGCTGGGGAGCACAAAGGATTATGTGGGCACCTTGTTGAGAAGAATTCAGAGGAGGAGACCGGAGTGGTGGAGCTGTCCAATACAAAGGACATGATACGAGTGAAATACGACCAGATCGCAGAATATATTGGAGACCCAGAGTCTCTTGAGTACTAG
- the LOC4332276 gene encoding serine/threonine-protein kinase WAG1 — MQAAPPPPPPMDVLDHAPPSPLSSDILPHFPPSLADAGAGALDLSFTSTASASTSSFTTATTFSARSSLSLPSFSSSTSLSPRPHSSSSSPHWALLAAARAATPDGVLRLAHLHLIRELGHGHLARVFLCRLKSSPPASPLFALKVVDLRDDDPSRVTHVLAESRVLSSLDHPFVPTLYARLDAGRYACFLMDYCSGGDLHAVLRRRPGGRLPVAAARFYAAEVLLALEYLHALGFVYRDLKPENVLLRGDGHVVLSDFDLALPASVEPAVRRRQVRKLSRRKNRIVPSCFSANGGSGDDGDEVNAKEQFEFVAEPTTANSKDCVGTHEYLAPELVSGSGHGNGVDWWAFGVFLYELVYGRTPFKGHAKDATLKNILAKQVTYPQLDGEADAAQLRDLIGRLLERDPRRRMGSARGAAEIKRHPFFAGVDWALIRCVAPPVVPDKDSAAAGAGDKKAKLGSWNSMGGKKRSSFGRKSNYEERQGVFRKLMSWSQDSRSKKAKTNKVKL, encoded by the coding sequence ATGcaagcagcgccgccgccgccgccgccaatggaCGTACTCGACCACGCCCCGCCGTCCCCGCTCTCCTCCGACATTTTGCCCcacttccctccctccctcgccgacgccggcgccggcgcgctggACCTGTCCTtcacctccaccgcctccgcctccacctcctccttcaccaccgccaccaccttcAGCGCGCGGAGCTCGCTCTCCCTGCCGTCCTTCTCGTCCTCCACCTCGCTCTCCCCGCGGCCGCACTCGTCCTCCTCGTCCCCGCACTGGGCGCTCCTCGCGGCCGCGCGGGCCGCCACGCCCGACGGCgtcctccgcctcgcgcacctccACCTCATCCGCGAGCTGGGCCACGGCCACCTCGCGCGGGTGTTCCTGTGCCGCCTCAAGagctcgccgcccgcctccccgcTCTTCGCGCTCAAGGTCGTCGACCTCCGCGACGACGACCCGTCACGTGTCACCCACGTGCTGGCGGAGTCCCGCGTCCTCTCCTCGCTCGACCACCCCTTCGTGCCCACCCTCTACGCGCGCCTCGACGCCGGCCGCTACGCGTGCTTCCTCATGGACTACTGCTCCGGTGGCGACCTCCACGCGGTgctccggcgccgccccggGGGACGCCTGCCCGTCGCCGCGGCGAGGTTCTACGCCGCAGAGGTGCTCCTCGCGCTCGAGTACCTGCACGCGCTCGGCTTCGTGTACCGCGACCTCAAGCCGGAGAACGTCCTGCTCCGCGGCGACGGCCACGTCGTGCTCTCTGACTTCGACCTCGCGCTCCCGGCGTCCGTGGagcccgccgtccgccgccgccaggttcGGAAACTGAGCCGGCGCAAGAATAGAATCGTGCCGTCCTGCTTCTCCGCcaatggcggcagcggcgacgacggcgacgaggttaaCGCGAAGGAACAGTTCGAGTTCGTCGCCGAGCCGACGACGGCGAACTCAAAGGACTGTGTGGGCACGCACGAGTACCTCGCGCCGGAGCTCGTGAGCGGGAGCGGCCACGGCAACGGCGTCGACTGGTGGGCCTTCGGCGTCTTCCTCTACGAGCTCGTGTACGGTCGCACGCCGTTCAAGGGGCACGCCAAGGACGCCACGCTCAAGAACATCCTCGCCAAGCAGGTCACGTACCCGCAGCtcgacggcgaggccgacgcCGCGCAGCTGCGCGACCTCATCGGCAGGCTGCTCGAGAGGGACCCGCGGCGGCGCATGGGCtccgcgcgcggcgccgccgagatCAAGAGGCACCCGTTCTTCGCCGGCGTGGACTGGGCGCTCATACGGTGCgtggcgccgccggtggtgccCGACAAGGactcggcggccgccggcgccggcgacaagaAGGCGAAGCTGGGGAGCTGGAACAGCATGGGAGGCAAGAAGCGCAGCAGCTTCGGGAGGAAATCGAATTACGAGGAAAGGCAGGGGGTTTTCCGCAAACTGATGAGCTGGAGTCAAGACAGCCGATCCAAGAAGGCAAAGACGAACAAAGTCAAGCTATAA